From Marivirga harenae, one genomic window encodes:
- a CDS encoding M48 family metallopeptidase, giving the protein MIFNSDQFFTIILLVVVLDYALNTIVDLLNYKKANSKLPADLQDIFDEEKYQKAIQYQRANTKFGLWSGFSSLVIMLLVLALGIFGDLDSYVRQYFGSVITQTLAFFGIIYVLNDIWNIPWQWYSTFKIEEKFGFNKMTPSLFWKDKLKSYLLTIIVGGILLSVLVFLITWIGQSFWWIFWIVITVFMIGANFFYTSWILPLFNKLIPLEEGSLREKIMAYGKSVEFPIDNIYIMDGSKRSSKANAFFSGFGKRKKIVLFDTLLEKHTEEELVAILAHEVGHNKKKHTISGMISGVLQTGAMLLIMSFMIFNPELSQALGAEHLSFPVNFIAFGIIYTPVSLVLSLFSNFISRKHEYQADEFAAITYNGDALQDALKKLSVDSLSNLKPHKLYVFFHYSHPPLLQRLRAIDKHK; this is encoded by the coding sequence ATGATTTTTAACTCAGATCAATTCTTTACGATCATTCTTTTGGTGGTAGTTTTAGACTATGCGCTAAATACTATAGTTGATTTACTAAATTACAAAAAAGCAAATTCTAAATTACCTGCTGATTTACAGGATATTTTTGATGAAGAGAAGTATCAAAAAGCAATACAATATCAGCGAGCGAACACGAAATTTGGATTGTGGAGCGGCTTTTCAAGTTTAGTAATAATGCTGTTAGTACTAGCTTTAGGCATATTTGGGGATTTAGATTCTTATGTAAGACAATATTTTGGCTCGGTCATAACTCAAACCTTGGCTTTTTTCGGTATCATATATGTTTTAAACGACATATGGAATATTCCATGGCAGTGGTATTCCACTTTCAAGATAGAAGAGAAGTTCGGTTTTAATAAAATGACCCCTTCCCTATTCTGGAAAGACAAATTAAAGAGTTACTTATTAACCATTATAGTAGGTGGTATACTATTAAGTGTACTGGTTTTTCTTATCACATGGATCGGCCAATCATTTTGGTGGATATTTTGGATCGTGATTACTGTATTCATGATCGGGGCAAATTTTTTCTATACCAGCTGGATTTTACCACTATTCAATAAATTAATTCCACTTGAAGAGGGCTCGTTAAGAGAAAAAATTATGGCATATGGGAAATCCGTTGAATTCCCAATTGACAATATCTACATTATGGATGGTTCCAAAAGATCGTCAAAGGCCAATGCCTTTTTTTCAGGATTTGGAAAAAGAAAGAAAATCGTCTTGTTTGACACACTGCTTGAAAAGCATACTGAAGAGGAATTAGTTGCTATTTTAGCACATGAAGTTGGACATAATAAAAAGAAACACACAATTTCAGGAATGATAAGCGGGGTATTACAGACTGGAGCAATGCTGTTAATTATGTCATTTATGATTTTTAATCCAGAATTAAGCCAGGCCTTGGGAGCTGAACACTTGAGCTTTCCTGTAAATTTTATAGCGTTCGGGATCATCTACACCCCTGTCAGTTTGGTTTTGTCTTTATTCTCCAATTTCATTAGTCGAAAACATGAATATCAGGCAGATGAATTTGCTGCAATTACTTACAATGGGGATGCCTTGCAAGATGCGCTTAAAAAGCTGTCAGTTGATAGTTTAAGCAATTTAAAACCACATAAACTGTACGTATTCTTTCATTACTCACATCCTCCTTTGTTGCAAAGGCTAAGGGCCATCGATAAGCACAAATAA
- a CDS encoding PorP/SprF family type IX secretion system membrane protein codes for MQNKLKRRSLFIILLLSFYFIGSNEIKAQDPQFSQFYAAPLYLNPAFAGNTQMSRAGINYRNQWPSINANFVTYSAYFDHYFDRLRSGVGLIISRDEEGIVGLRSTSVGAQYAYQLRLTETLTFRPGVQVGVYNRNLNFGNLTFGDQWDPDTQSFQNPTGETSAGPSKTFFDLSFGGVLYSENFWLGYSVFHLNQPNQSILGDASRLPMKHSFHLGYRIPLPTGYRKGFTKNGDERSISPTAQFKMQGSFQQLDLGLYSTLEPMVVGLWYRGIPFNTPTGFSASESLVALVGYSYEKLAIGYSFDYTLSDLGIRSGGAHEISITYVLSLTDPRRPPADKLVIPCPKF; via the coding sequence GTGCAAAATAAATTAAAAAGAAGAAGTTTATTTATAATATTGCTATTGAGTTTTTATTTTATTGGTTCAAATGAAATAAAAGCACAGGACCCGCAGTTTTCTCAATTCTATGCGGCACCCTTATATCTAAACCCTGCCTTTGCCGGAAATACTCAAATGAGCCGTGCAGGAATCAACTACAGAAACCAATGGCCAAGTATTAATGCTAATTTTGTCACCTACTCTGCCTATTTTGATCACTATTTTGACAGATTAAGAAGTGGTGTGGGACTAATAATCTCCAGAGATGAGGAAGGCATTGTTGGACTTAGATCTACATCAGTGGGTGCACAATATGCATATCAACTTAGACTAACCGAAACTCTAACTTTTAGGCCGGGAGTTCAAGTTGGAGTCTATAATAGAAATTTAAATTTTGGAAATTTAACCTTTGGTGATCAATGGGATCCTGACACTCAAAGTTTTCAAAATCCAACCGGAGAGACTTCTGCCGGACCTAGCAAAACATTTTTTGACCTATCTTTTGGTGGAGTGCTCTACTCCGAAAATTTTTGGTTGGGCTATTCAGTATTTCATTTAAATCAACCGAATCAATCCATTCTAGGAGATGCGAGCCGACTGCCCATGAAGCATTCATTTCATCTAGGTTACAGAATCCCATTACCAACAGGTTACAGAAAAGGATTTACTAAAAATGGAGATGAAAGAAGTATTAGTCCTACAGCTCAGTTTAAGATGCAAGGCAGTTTTCAACAATTAGACCTAGGCCTTTACAGCACGCTTGAGCCTATGGTTGTTGGCCTTTGGTATAGAGGAATACCGTTCAATACTCCAACTGGATTTTCGGCATCGGAATCTTTAGTAGCATTAGTGGGTTACTCTTATGAAAAGTTGGCTATTGGTTATAGTTTTGATTACACTTTATCTGATTTGGGAATTAGGAGTGGCGGTGCTCATGAAATCTCTATCACTTATGTGCTCTCACTTACTGATCCCAGGAGACCACCAGCTGACAAATTGGTAATACCTTGTCCGAAATTTTAA
- a CDS encoding PKD domain-containing protein, translated as MKSSLLKFVFVFLLCSTQTVFSQDFSESFWFFGNTSDAVQFDKNSGRQALLIENQATPFGNNGTAVATNAVDGQLLFYTDGAVIYGKNHLVLPGGNAIGADNSLRHPVTIVPSNNPNDDIFFVYLINSSGDLQVLSVDMALGEFGEATASPQGTGFSNLAEFVSSYRLGDSYFLVFQSDNRLEMAQVQNDGSLLSIADHQISVEFSLTNASLRAQGSDTIQFALSSNNVNGSPKNIVLFDLDVSDISNPTFQNENILPNTGAVGQLITDLEWSIGGRNLYYSRNNLNTGEGRLIQLNLDSASAENILNRPVSSLDALKNGPDGNLYFLYNNGAEEFLSRIINADSIPDSLSIEWNLLNGNTFGQARNLPNIAPPALLDGNVGFDWYASALNQTVCQNNPVSFFADYGNLDDITSLSWDFGNGQTSDAISPNVIYEDPGQYNVILTINAGGNFFIDSAAVTVNQFDSEVQLQDTTVCELPLENYGPTLSDGSQPDEVVWINPDPEKFTDNGDGTATFQQSGVYSAAVTVGNCTITASFELTLFEEQKQLANFWYFGDGAGIDFNNDAGPLAVTDGNIEASEGCTTVSDDNGDLLFYTNGDVIWDANHQIMANGTDLGGDPDASQGVIAVAHGADPSLFYLFLNEDVSSGTNIFSYALVDLKLNEGSGDVVLKGRKIYSRSTEKVAAQGIENTNVLTHEIGSNSYRLYPVNDQGINAAEFISQGSDYFSSSSANGYLKYAAGGDKVAQAYNSGGAFIDYLRRDSTGNWEEALLDVNFGGTVYGIEFSPSANLLYATISNGQNSLLLQIPVNDDYTIDQIENPDSVTVADLNFEAGAIQTGPNGQIYIAANNSPDVFTLGSPDQRFDPDNGANLASALQPFNLAGRNSRLGLPNFVQNLSTPDQEPSINVLAGCTSDPIILQGVGKTSFDQFSWTITPEGSSNSVYTSSNQNDTLDINLDPGVYEASLRITNQCGYDELLVENFELFASPDVSNVITPRTFCGNSLTLGEDIVDEPGHTYLWSTGATTQTIDVTATGNYTVTIISANGCTSTAEIFVGPPYDVDLGGDRTICQDENLRLNAGGNANTYRWFVDNVQQSASGQNFNVNTSLAGTFLIRVEIPDPLDPSCFAVDEIEVVVNENPIITLGNIINPSCGNADGSIEITNTSGGSGDFTISWSGATAVPDNETNPTNLEAGTYNLTVTDNLTNCSATETVALTNDDFNVNVSQTTDCEPSNQSIEVMLSTGTGTLNPDYVWEIVDQSGSVIQNGSSAITPFTVGGLSEGSFSIEVVDQSGTGCLGVADFNIVLPDSVVFNPDDNVFGCGSGYDLYGYLEGLNSNATFSISPNPADSSNVSAGTYEVTATETSLCPSTATINVELSPQANILDIENIINCEGGRELTVILDGQDPNDFTFNWSNGAQGQSIVVNQTGTYSVTVNPRGNISCAEEMSIDVNENYEPLQADLVSELNCDDGTILLIGSVSGASGSYNVSLTNAQGVNIPTIDNSQNELEWNITESGIYTFTANDNGPGGCDPVVITRELTVQEVFQPEIQSTYFICPTGLESERTVTLDPGSFGTYSWTLPDGSTSSSSTIIANEPGEYRVLLTAAGCEYDVTATVLEDCQPKVFAPDAIRPASSVAQNRAFRVFANDYVGEFQIIIFNRWGTIVYESNDKNFEWDATDLNGAEVPQGLYAYIINFRSVEGDSRTYEQRGGVNVVR; from the coding sequence ATGAAAAGTAGTTTGCTTAAGTTTGTGTTTGTTTTCTTGCTGTGTAGTACCCAAACAGTGTTTTCTCAAGATTTTTCAGAGTCTTTTTGGTTTTTTGGCAATACAAGTGATGCTGTACAATTTGATAAAAACAGTGGCAGACAAGCCTTACTTATTGAAAACCAAGCCACTCCTTTTGGAAACAATGGTACTGCTGTGGCGACAAATGCTGTAGATGGCCAATTGTTGTTTTATACGGATGGCGCTGTAATTTATGGGAAAAACCATTTGGTTTTGCCAGGAGGAAATGCCATCGGTGCTGATAATTCATTAAGACATCCGGTGACAATTGTACCTTCTAATAATCCAAATGATGACATTTTCTTTGTCTATCTAATTAACTCATCTGGTGATTTACAAGTATTAAGCGTTGATATGGCTCTTGGAGAATTTGGAGAAGCAACTGCTTCTCCTCAAGGTACGGGCTTCTCTAATTTGGCTGAATTTGTTAGTTCTTATAGACTTGGGGATAGTTATTTTCTTGTTTTTCAATCCGATAATAGATTGGAAATGGCACAAGTACAAAATGACGGGAGCTTATTAAGTATTGCTGATCATCAAATCTCAGTAGAATTTAGTTTAACTAATGCGAGCTTAAGAGCTCAAGGGAGTGATACTATACAATTTGCTCTATCATCAAATAATGTAAACGGAAGCCCGAAAAATATTGTATTGTTTGATTTAGATGTATCCGATATTTCAAATCCGACATTTCAAAATGAAAATATTCTGCCAAATACAGGAGCTGTAGGTCAATTAATTACTGATTTGGAATGGTCTATAGGAGGTAGAAATTTATACTACAGCCGCAATAATCTAAATACAGGCGAAGGTCGATTAATTCAGTTAAACCTGGATAGTGCAAGCGCTGAAAACATTTTGAATAGACCTGTTTCTTCGCTTGACGCATTGAAAAATGGACCAGATGGAAATTTGTACTTTTTGTATAATAATGGAGCAGAAGAGTTTTTAAGTAGAATAATAAATGCTGATTCAATTCCTGACTCTCTATCAATTGAATGGAATTTACTTAATGGCAATACCTTTGGTCAAGCACGAAATCTACCAAATATTGCACCTCCAGCACTTTTGGATGGTAATGTTGGCTTTGACTGGTATGCGTCAGCACTTAATCAAACGGTTTGTCAAAACAATCCGGTTTCTTTCTTTGCAGATTACGGAAATTTGGATGATATCACCTCCCTTTCTTGGGATTTTGGAAATGGACAAACCTCCGATGCCATAAGCCCGAATGTTATTTATGAAGATCCTGGGCAGTATAATGTGATCTTGACAATAAATGCAGGTGGCAATTTTTTCATAGATTCTGCAGCTGTTACAGTTAATCAATTTGATTCAGAGGTCCAGCTCCAGGATACCACTGTTTGTGAACTGCCATTAGAAAATTATGGCCCAACTCTTTCCGATGGTTCCCAACCTGATGAAGTGGTTTGGATCAATCCTGACCCAGAGAAATTTACTGATAATGGGGATGGAACAGCTACTTTCCAACAGTCTGGGGTTTATTCTGCAGCGGTTACAGTCGGAAATTGCACCATTACAGCCAGTTTTGAGCTCACTCTTTTTGAAGAGCAGAAACAACTAGCTAATTTTTGGTACTTTGGTGATGGCGCAGGAATTGATTTTAATAATGATGCAGGGCCACTGGCGGTCACAGACGGGAATATTGAGGCATCTGAGGGTTGTACGACCGTTTCTGATGATAATGGCGATTTATTGTTTTATACCAATGGTGATGTGATTTGGGATGCTAATCATCAAATAATGGCGAATGGAACGGATTTAGGTGGTGACCCTGATGCTTCGCAGGGCGTCATTGCTGTTGCTCATGGAGCTGATCCTTCTCTATTTTACTTATTCCTTAATGAAGATGTCAGTTCAGGCACCAATATTTTTTCTTATGCTTTGGTCGATCTGAAATTGAATGAAGGCTCTGGAGATGTTGTTTTAAAAGGCAGAAAGATTTACAGTAGAAGTACTGAGAAAGTGGCTGCACAGGGTATTGAAAATACCAATGTTTTGACCCATGAAATTGGAAGTAATAGCTACAGGCTTTATCCAGTAAATGATCAAGGGATAAATGCAGCTGAATTCATTTCTCAGGGAAGCGATTATTTCTCATCTTCATCAGCTAATGGTTATTTGAAATATGCTGCAGGTGGAGATAAAGTGGCACAGGCCTATAACTCGGGAGGTGCTTTTATTGATTACCTAAGAAGGGATAGCACAGGTAATTGGGAGGAAGCTTTACTTGATGTTAACTTTGGAGGGACGGTATATGGAATTGAATTTTCTCCAAGCGCCAATTTATTGTACGCTACCATAAGCAATGGTCAAAATTCATTGTTACTGCAAATTCCTGTAAATGATGACTACACAATTGACCAAATAGAGAATCCTGATAGTGTAACAGTGGCAGATTTGAATTTTGAAGCTGGGGCTATACAAACAGGACCAAATGGGCAAATATACATCGCAGCAAATAATAGCCCTGATGTATTCACTTTAGGATCTCCTGACCAGAGATTTGATCCTGACAATGGAGCGAATTTGGCATCTGCTTTACAGCCCTTTAATTTGGCAGGAAGAAACAGTAGACTGGGGCTCCCTAACTTTGTTCAAAACTTATCCACCCCAGACCAAGAACCTTCAATTAATGTACTAGCTGGTTGTACCTCTGACCCTATAATTTTACAAGGAGTTGGAAAAACAAGTTTTGATCAGTTTAGCTGGACAATTACTCCTGAAGGAAGTTCAAATAGTGTTTATACGTCCAGCAATCAGAATGACACTTTAGATATTAATTTGGACCCTGGAGTGTATGAAGCGTCATTGAGAATTACCAATCAGTGTGGTTATGACGAACTTTTAGTTGAAAATTTTGAATTGTTTGCTAGTCCTGATGTAAGCAATGTAATAACGCCCAGAACCTTTTGTGGGAACAGTCTTACTTTAGGAGAGGATATCGTAGATGAGCCTGGCCATACCTACTTATGGAGTACTGGCGCAACTACTCAGACTATTGACGTGACTGCAACAGGTAATTATACAGTCACTATCATAAGTGCAAATGGTTGTACCTCTACAGCTGAAATTTTTGTAGGGCCGCCTTACGATGTTGATTTAGGGGGTGACAGAACGATTTGTCAAGATGAGAATCTTAGATTAAATGCTGGGGGTAATGCAAATACGTACCGCTGGTTTGTTGACAATGTGCAGCAGTCAGCTTCTGGACAAAATTTTAATGTGAATACAAGTCTTGCAGGAACATTTTTAATTAGAGTTGAAATCCCAGACCCCTTAGATCCTAGCTGTTTCGCAGTAGATGAAATTGAGGTGGTGGTCAATGAAAATCCTATTATAACATTAGGAAATATAATCAATCCTAGTTGCGGAAATGCAGATGGTTCAATTGAAATTACCAATACATCTGGTGGATCGGGAGACTTTACTATTTCATGGTCAGGTGCAACAGCAGTGCCAGATAATGAAACAAATCCGACTAATTTAGAGGCTGGAACTTATAATCTTACAGTTACTGATAATTTAACCAATTGTAGCGCCACTGAAACGGTGGCTTTGACCAATGACGATTTTAATGTAAATGTAAGTCAAACAACTGATTGCGAGCCAAGCAATCAATCTATTGAAGTAATGCTTTCTACAGGTACAGGTACACTTAACCCCGATTACGTATGGGAGATTGTTGATCAATCTGGAAGTGTTATTCAAAATGGATCATCAGCGATAACGCCTTTTACGGTTGGTGGTCTAAGTGAAGGAAGCTTCAGTATTGAAGTAGTAGATCAAAGTGGAACTGGATGCTTGGGAGTTGCTGATTTTAATATAGTTTTACCTGATTCTGTTGTTTTTAATCCTGATGACAACGTATTTGGATGTGGTTCGGGATATGATTTATATGGATATTTGGAAGGCTTGAACAGCAATGCGACTTTTAGCATTTCTCCTAATCCAGCTGATTCATCAAATGTTTCAGCAGGTACTTATGAAGTAACTGCTACTGAAACCTCGCTCTGTCCATCTACTGCAACAATCAATGTTGAATTAAGTCCGCAAGCTAATATTTTAGATATAGAAAACATTATTAATTGTGAAGGCGGTAGGGAGTTAACCGTTATTTTAGATGGGCAAGATCCTAATGACTTTACTTTTAATTGGAGCAATGGGGCTCAAGGCCAAAGTATAGTGGTAAATCAAACAGGGACTTATTCAGTCACTGTAAATCCTCGCGGAAACATTTCATGTGCGGAAGAAATGTCAATTGATGTTAATGAAAATTATGAGCCTTTGCAGGCCGACTTAGTATCTGAATTGAATTGTGATGACGGTACAATTCTCTTAATTGGAAGTGTCAGTGGAGCAAGTGGAAGCTACAATGTAAGCTTAACTAATGCTCAGGGGGTGAACATTCCGACAATAGATAATTCTCAAAATGAACTGGAATGGAATATAACTGAATCAGGTATCTATACGTTCACAGCAAATGATAATGGCCCTGGAGGATGTGATCCAGTAGTCATCACTAGAGAATTAACAGTGCAAGAAGTTTTTCAACCGGAAATTCAAAGTACTTATTTTATTTGCCCAACGGGCTTGGAATCGGAAAGAACAGTAACCTTAGACCCAGGTTCATTTGGAACTTATAGTTGGACACTTCCCGATGGAAGTACTTCTAGCAGCAGTACAATTATTGCAAATGAGCCAGGCGAATATAGAGTGCTATTAACTGCAGCGGGTTGCGAATATGATGTGACCGCAACAGTATTGGAGGATTGCCAACCAAAAGTTTTTGCGCCAGATGCTATTAGACCTGCTAGTTCTGTTGCTCAAAATAGGGCATTCCGCGTCTTCGCTAATGATTATGTTGGGGAATTTCAAATTATTATTTTCAACAGATGGGGGACTATAGTTTATGAATCAAATGATAAGAATTTTGAATGGGACGCTACTGACTTAAATGGTGCGGAAGTACCACAAGGATTATATGCCTATATTATCAATTTCAGAAGTGTTGAAGGTGATAGTAGAACTTATGAACAAAGGGGTGGAGTGAATGTAGTCAGGTAA
- a CDS encoding thioesterase family protein: MSRIKIDEPSRYLFTAKITTRITDLNYGGHVGNDRIFAFMHDARVQFLKSLGYESELNIEGLGNIQTDAAISYKAEIFAHEDILIKVGLTDLNKYGGDFIYKFTKSDGKLAAIGKTGIVFFDYQKRKIANMPESFINKLE, translated from the coding sequence ATGAGCAGAATTAAAATAGACGAACCAAGCAGGTACCTTTTTACAGCAAAAATTACAACTAGAATAACTGATTTAAATTATGGTGGTCATGTGGGAAATGATAGAATTTTTGCATTTATGCACGATGCAAGGGTTCAATTCCTGAAGTCTTTAGGATATGAAAGCGAACTAAATATTGAGGGACTAGGAAATATTCAAACTGATGCTGCCATAAGCTATAAAGCAGAAATATTTGCTCATGAGGATATATTAATAAAGGTAGGCCTGACAGATTTAAATAAATATGGTGGTGATTTTATTTATAAATTTACAAAATCTGACGGTAAATTAGCAGCAATAGGTAAGACAGGAATTGTTTTTTTTGATTATCAAAAAAGAAAAATAGCAAATATGCCTGAGTCTTTCATAAATAAATTAGAGTAG
- a CDS encoding triple tyrosine motif-containing protein: MQKLYLFLFITFNSLLLIAQDGDVPLNHFNVPIPPQDFQFNDLKIDEQGRLLVAYKKGILQFDGNSWLKIDITSSPLKFLQIANRTFLLAKDGIYEKQDDYFHQTKFIQVFSIPITSNVVDLIQQNSKYYLLVNEEIISFDQDFKKLKIYESQLGYKDIFTFENKLYAFEGNYLLENVDGTWIDLNLFAPESTDFLFSLKGLKKLYFAYDNGDFYSFDGKEFDPYSSELNEYLKENYPLAGKFLDEKLIISTLSGGVVLVNEKSGKIISTIQSYNGLPTNEVNAITMDFQNGLWLAHPYGLTRASLDIPFSDFQFYPGLGGLPEVTLFRNDTLWVGTTEGLFYLKEVKDYETLQKKLVEKVRISVPNQPRAEEEDADGFLEGLFSFDDDSKEEEFLKEELKKFRSKYRDEGIRFKALREKLDEKEQQLKDSIQYANKNTKKISNKGEKIARSQYRSVVKTIDVSRLKSIKFEYQKINNVKEHVESLVDTEFGLIARSNTGISLIRSETSEQISNLKMVKKLLYEPEKSRLWLSNGLGLFSIDLSTNEFKVTQHSDNRFNDIIIQGDQLFALGNNFLEIFTIENDKITTSKQLDITNNFSEEMLIYQQESEIKLLKSDGIFTLNSNELEIDSSFSKPVKYFLKDQENNIWVLSAKDEWGILNKKLSDQLKKWLHIIPPLKSINKISDSTIFFTSNKRVVRWNPSSITEYPFPNTFIDGVMIENKWVESDDFVKLNHKENNLKVILSTPEYLFIEDVEYQYFVKGLMDEWSSWSKSREIDFPYIPTGDYKLEIKARTILNNEVSQFNFEFEVLPPYWQTWWFYSLEIAFFSILILISIRLNTTNQSSYLTKTFTFLTLILFLEFLATILENNLEGYIEDSPVYTFVINVVLALSITPIERGISKLLVVFNSSRSKQLIIEMRKNQKNKKNEQN, translated from the coding sequence ATGCAAAAGCTATATCTCTTCCTATTTATTACCTTTAATAGCTTATTATTAATCGCTCAAGACGGAGACGTACCTTTAAATCATTTTAACGTCCCCATCCCTCCCCAAGACTTTCAATTCAACGACCTTAAAATTGATGAACAGGGTAGATTACTGGTTGCCTATAAGAAAGGAATATTGCAGTTTGACGGAAATTCTTGGTTAAAAATCGATATAACTAGTAGTCCGTTAAAATTTCTACAGATTGCTAATAGGACATTTTTATTAGCTAAAGATGGGATATATGAAAAGCAGGACGATTATTTCCATCAGACAAAATTTATTCAAGTATTTTCTATTCCCATTACCTCCAACGTAGTTGATTTAATACAACAAAATAGTAAATACTATCTTCTTGTAAATGAAGAAATTATTTCATTTGATCAAGACTTCAAGAAATTAAAAATTTACGAATCTCAGTTGGGATACAAAGATATTTTTACGTTTGAAAATAAATTATATGCATTTGAAGGTAACTATCTTCTTGAAAATGTAGACGGGACTTGGATCGATTTAAATCTATTTGCCCCTGAAAGTACAGATTTCTTGTTTTCTCTAAAGGGTCTAAAGAAATTATACTTTGCATATGATAATGGTGACTTTTACTCTTTTGATGGAAAAGAATTTGATCCCTATTCGTCCGAACTGAATGAATACCTAAAAGAAAACTATCCACTCGCTGGTAAATTCTTAGATGAAAAATTAATTATTTCTACATTAAGTGGAGGAGTAGTTTTGGTCAATGAAAAATCGGGAAAAATCATTTCTACCATTCAAAGTTATAATGGACTACCTACAAATGAGGTGAATGCCATCACAATGGATTTCCAAAACGGATTGTGGTTAGCACATCCATACGGATTAACAAGGGCCTCTCTGGACATACCCTTTTCAGACTTCCAGTTTTATCCTGGGCTCGGAGGTTTACCGGAAGTAACCTTATTTCGAAATGACACTTTATGGGTTGGGACTACGGAAGGGCTATTCTACCTAAAAGAAGTTAAAGATTATGAAACTCTTCAAAAAAAGCTAGTTGAAAAAGTAAGAATATCGGTACCTAATCAACCCCGTGCGGAGGAAGAAGATGCTGACGGATTTTTAGAAGGACTATTCAGTTTTGATGATGATTCTAAGGAGGAAGAATTTTTAAAAGAGGAGCTCAAAAAATTCAGGTCAAAATATCGAGATGAGGGTATTAGATTTAAAGCCTTGAGGGAAAAGCTGGATGAAAAGGAACAACAACTTAAAGACTCTATTCAATACGCTAATAAAAACACAAAAAAAATAAGCAACAAAGGAGAGAAGATTGCTAGAAGTCAATATCGATCTGTAGTTAAAACTATAGATGTAAGTAGATTGAAATCAATAAAATTTGAATACCAAAAAATAAATAACGTTAAGGAACATGTAGAGTCCTTAGTAGATACCGAATTTGGGTTAATAGCTAGAAGTAATACTGGTATTTCCCTAATTAGATCTGAAACATCAGAACAAATCTCAAACCTAAAAATGGTCAAAAAACTTCTTTATGAACCAGAGAAGAGTAGATTATGGCTATCCAATGGACTTGGATTGTTTAGTATTGATTTATCTACAAATGAATTTAAAGTAACACAGCATTCTGACAACAGATTCAATGATATTATTATTCAAGGCGATCAATTATTTGCTTTAGGAAATAATTTTTTAGAAATTTTTACAATTGAAAACGACAAAATAACAACCTCTAAACAGTTAGATATTACCAATAACTTTTCTGAAGAAATGCTGATATATCAGCAGGAAAGTGAAATTAAGTTATTAAAATCAGACGGTATCTTCACGCTAAATTCAAACGAATTAGAAATTGACTCTTCTTTCTCTAAGCCGGTAAAATATTTTTTAAAAGATCAAGAAAATAATATATGGGTTCTGTCTGCTAAGGATGAATGGGGTATACTAAATAAAAAGCTATCAGACCAACTTAAAAAATGGTTGCATATTATTCCACCACTCAAAAGCATCAATAAAATAAGTGATTCCACTATTTTTTTCACCAGTAATAAACGAGTGGTCCGTTGGAATCCTAGCTCAATTACAGAGTATCCATTTCCAAACACCTTCATAGATGGGGTGATGATTGAAAATAAATGGGTCGAATCAGATGATTTTGTCAAATTAAATCACAAGGAGAACAATTTAAAGGTCATTCTAAGCACCCCGGAATACTTATTTATTGAAGACGTAGAGTACCAATATTTTGTAAAGGGACTAATGGATGAATGGTCATCTTGGTCAAAAAGCAGAGAAATTGACTTTCCATACATTCCAACAGGTGATTACAAATTAGAAATTAAAGCCAGAACTATACTTAATAATGAAGTAAGTCAATTTAATTTTGAGTTTGAAGTATTGCCCCCATATTGGCAAACTTGGTGGTTTTATTCCTTAGAAATTGCATTTTTCAGTATATTGATATTGATATCTATACGATTAAATACCACCAATCAAAGTTCATATTTAACCAAAACTTTTACTTTTCTCACCTTAATACTCTTCTTAGAGTTTTTAGCCACGATTCTTGAAAATAATCTAGAAGGATACATTGAAGATTCGCCTGTATATACTTTTGTTATCAATGTCGTTTTAGCTTTATCTATCACACCAATTGAAAGAGGTATTTCAAAATTACTAGTTGTTTTTAATTCTTCACGCAGTAAACAATTAATAATCGAAATGAGAAAAAATCAAAAGAACAAAAAGAATGAGCAGAATTAA